One Parvularculales bacterium DNA window includes the following coding sequences:
- a CDS encoding sugar-binding protein: MKKLLTTTLIALMAMSGAALADQTFALVPKAMNNPFFDLARDGCYKAQDELDDVTCEYIGPGEHTELEQIQIVQDLITKGVDGIAVAPSNAPAMAKVLRSAKKAGIPVITWDSDLLPDDVGLRTTYVGTNNYDIGVNLAKLVKARHPKGGTICLQTGGAAAANHNERLKGARDTLSGKDTGTPPGKALSGEGGWTEISGCPLITNDDGNVAVQGMSDILAANSNLTAFLSTGAFTQWFDNAYRKAVAPYKAKMDSGDLTIVVADTLPMQLEQTKDGLGNGLVGQRPYEMGYKSMFILKDIVAGKTVKSPIYTGLDVCDNKNIDTCVQ, from the coding sequence ATGAAGAAGTTACTTACCACTACACTAATCGCCCTGATGGCGATGTCCGGGGCGGCTTTGGCCGACCAGACATTTGCTCTCGTGCCAAAAGCGATGAACAACCCGTTCTTCGACCTTGCTCGTGACGGCTGTTATAAGGCTCAGGATGAACTTGATGATGTAACTTGCGAATATATCGGACCAGGGGAGCACACTGAGCTTGAACAGATCCAGATCGTACAAGACCTTATCACAAAGGGAGTTGACGGTATCGCTGTAGCACCTTCAAACGCTCCGGCAATGGCCAAGGTTCTGAGGAGTGCTAAAAAAGCCGGTATTCCCGTGATCACATGGGATTCAGACCTGCTTCCCGACGATGTCGGTCTGCGGACAACTTACGTTGGCACCAACAACTACGATATTGGTGTCAACCTCGCAAAGCTGGTTAAGGCTCGTCACCCTAAGGGCGGCACAATTTGCCTTCAAACAGGTGGTGCGGCTGCCGCAAACCATAACGAGCGTCTGAAGGGTGCACGTGATACGCTGTCCGGCAAGGACACCGGCACGCCTCCCGGTAAGGCACTGTCAGGCGAGGGAGGCTGGACTGAAATCTCCGGTTGCCCGTTAATCACAAACGACGACGGTAACGTCGCAGTTCAGGGCATGTCGGACATTCTGGCCGCCAATTCCAACCTGACGGCATTTCTTTCCACGGGTGCATTCACCCAGTGGTTCGACAATGCATATCGTAAGGCCGTTGCCCCTTACAAGGCAAAAATGGATTCAGGCGACCTGACTATCGTTGTGGCCGACACGCTACCCATGCAGCTTGAACAGACCAAAGACGGGCTGGGCAACGGCCTGGTTGGTCAGCGTCCATACGAAATGGGTTATAAGTCAATGTTCATTCTGAAGGACATTGTTGCTGGTAAAACGGTTAAAAGCCCGATTTACACTGGCCTGGACGTTTGTGACAATAAAAATATAGACACCTGTGTTCAGTAA